One genomic window of Thermococcus celericrescens includes the following:
- the priS gene encoding DNA primase catalytic subunit PriS yields MAELLREMTKEERALYYRREWSAEKLPGFIVESLENREFGFDHSGEGPSDRKNVFLDVRDLEDYVKTTAPYAVYSSVALYEEPKDMEGWLGAELVFDIDAKDLPLRRCSHIHEHGRVCPICLEDAKELARDTLVVLKEDFGFEDVHVVYSGRGYHIRVLDDWALSLDGKAREKVLAYISAAEEITFDDIQSRRIMLSSGYYRVFRLRFGYFIRRANENHLFNIGLKKGQVEKLLEGREEIYEGFVRKGLLTAFPRGIGYKTLTRLFSLSSTFSKAYFDGRVTVDVKRILRLPSSLHSKVGLVTTYIGSDERKLEKFNPFEDAVPRFRKNEVREAYEEWLEEHGDDL; encoded by the coding sequence ATGGCTGAGCTCCTCAGGGAGATGACGAAGGAGGAGAGAGCGCTCTATTACAGGAGGGAGTGGAGCGCAGAGAAACTGCCGGGGTTCATAGTCGAGAGCCTGGAGAACAGGGAGTTTGGATTCGACCACAGCGGCGAGGGGCCGAGCGACAGGAAGAACGTCTTCCTCGACGTCCGCGACCTGGAGGACTACGTGAAGACAACCGCCCCCTACGCGGTCTATTCCAGCGTCGCCCTCTACGAAGAGCCCAAGGATATGGAGGGCTGGCTCGGGGCCGAGCTCGTTTTCGACATAGACGCGAAGGACCTGCCCCTGAGGAGGTGCTCCCACATCCACGAGCACGGCCGGGTGTGCCCGATATGTCTCGAGGACGCGAAGGAGCTGGCGAGGGACACCCTCGTGGTTCTCAAGGAGGACTTCGGCTTCGAGGATGTCCACGTGGTCTATTCCGGCAGGGGCTACCACATCCGCGTTCTAGACGACTGGGCGCTCTCCCTCGACGGCAAGGCCAGGGAAAAGGTTCTGGCATACATCAGTGCCGCGGAGGAGATAACTTTCGATGATATCCAGAGCAGGAGGATAATGCTTTCCTCCGGCTATTACAGGGTCTTCCGCCTCAGGTTCGGGTACTTCATAAGGAGGGCCAACGAGAACCACCTGTTCAACATAGGCCTGAAAAAGGGCCAGGTTGAGAAGCTCCTGGAGGGAAGGGAGGAGATATACGAGGGCTTCGTGCGGAAGGGACTCCTAACCGCGTTCCCGCGGGGAATAGGATACAAAACCCTGACAAGGCTGTTTTCCCTCTCGAGTACGTTCTCAAAGGCCTACTTTGACGGTCGCGTTACGGTCGATGTTAAAAGAATCCTCCGCCTCCCGTCGAGCCTGCACTCAAAGGTTGGACTCGTGACGACGTACATCGGCTCGGATGAAAGAAAGCTCGAAAAGTTTAACCCATTTGAGGATGCCGTTCCCAGGTTCAGGAAGAATGAGGTCAGGGAAGCCTACGAAGAATGGCTGGAAGAGCACGGGGATGACCTGTGA
- a CDS encoding DMT family transporter, translated as MNGRIKIATAMLIWGSVGIFARFSNLSGLGVAFFRVSLGALLLLAILAGKNEWLQSLPPLLRARWKPLLALGVSLALNWVFLFTAFNYTTIANAVLVYYIAPIIATVISWRFLGERLNLKSWLLIGTAFTGLILIMSGQNIDLGNRDFVGILLALTAAFFYAMIPNLGRFLRGIDGKTLTFLQLAIASLVLAPFMAVSGVEEPAWWAVLVLVGVHTVLALFLYMDGLKEVEVNEAALLSYLDPMSAVVYAFLIFGEVPGVRTALGGVLILLASLLDIRARGS; from the coding sequence GTGAACGGAAGGATAAAAATCGCCACGGCGATGCTGATATGGGGTAGCGTGGGGATATTCGCACGCTTCTCAAACCTATCCGGCCTAGGGGTCGCCTTCTTCAGGGTGTCCCTCGGCGCCCTCCTGCTCCTCGCCATCCTTGCCGGAAAGAATGAATGGCTCCAATCGCTCCCCCCACTCCTGAGGGCCAGATGGAAGCCCCTCCTGGCACTGGGCGTTTCCCTCGCCTTAAACTGGGTTTTCCTCTTCACGGCGTTCAACTACACCACCATAGCAAACGCGGTTCTCGTCTATTACATAGCCCCGATAATAGCGACGGTTATCTCGTGGCGCTTCCTCGGTGAGAGACTGAACCTGAAGAGCTGGCTCCTGATAGGCACCGCATTCACGGGGCTTATCCTGATTATGAGCGGCCAGAACATCGATTTGGGCAACAGAGACTTTGTTGGAATCTTACTCGCCCTGACTGCGGCTTTCTTCTACGCCATGATACCGAACCTCGGGAGATTCCTGCGCGGGATCGATGGCAAAACGCTGACGTTCCTCCAGCTCGCGATAGCATCGCTCGTGCTCGCCCCGTTTATGGCGGTTTCAGGCGTCGAGGAGCCGGCCTGGTGGGCGGTTCTCGTCCTCGTCGGAGTCCATACCGTTCTGGCGCTGTTCCTTTACATGGACGGACTCAAAGAGGTGGAGGTCAACGAGGCGGCCCTGCTGAGCTATTTAGACCCAATGAGCGCGGTGGTGTACGCGTTTCTGATATTCGGAGAGGTCCCGGGGGTTAGAACAGCACTCGGAGGGGTCCTGATACTCCTCGCATCCCTGCTGGACATTAGGGCGAGGGGGTCGTAG
- a CDS encoding DUF61 family protein, whose amino-acid sequence MTKAEDILNREIARMNLYLPALRPTLSQLLAEEEPSVRLRDGSYHYFRRSELEYLRGLVDGDECERLKVPIVLEISTLHRGYFRVRGRVEVKVIDKILGTYSILEERDEELYPRYLLPRIRRALPTTTTYAFIAE is encoded by the coding sequence ATGACAAAGGCGGAGGACATACTGAACAGGGAGATCGCGAGGATGAACCTTTACCTCCCCGCTCTCCGTCCCACCCTTTCCCAGCTCCTGGCGGAGGAGGAGCCCAGCGTTAGACTCCGCGACGGGAGCTATCACTATTTCCGGCGCTCCGAGCTTGAGTACCTGAGGGGCCTGGTGGACGGTGATGAGTGCGAGCGCCTCAAGGTGCCCATAGTCCTGGAGATAAGTACCCTCCACAGGGGCTACTTCAGGGTCAGGGGGCGCGTGGAGGTCAAGGTCATAGATAAAATCCTGGGCACCTACAGCATCCTGGAGGAGCGGGACGAGGAGCTTTATCCCCGCTACCTGCTTCCGAGGATTAGACGGGCTCTCCCGACCACCACAACCTACGCGTTCATAGCGGAGTGA